A window of the Anoplolepis gracilipes chromosome 11, ASM4749672v1, whole genome shotgun sequence genome harbors these coding sequences:
- the LOC140671246 gene encoding probable G-protein coupled receptor Mth-like 10 isoform X3 produces the protein MYGKSFKLLYCVLLFFALRPVRNFTIDDKQDENSMRYEFYTNSTRNNETDFKRYHLGKNVTMNKNAEYVFRINSPNNDHKDDSIQYEFHAHYVKYHQEDNQMSMELQANFTKADNKDNSDNENDNKNYIIPHKICENITCIQLCCSLGDRLIDKSCIAGGDQYIFPNVYGYLNDSMQSENRKVDELFQLIVQVPCQETIELPLDVYNKYFEYIFFGNGTLYFPYFDTFVDSVSYCLAVVDRNQFDAFICFEILNETIIKEINNIKLDNLINKKLPNELNVVSFSCRVVSMLCMLTIFLVYFILSELYNIHSFMLRRYASLLFIACTIDVMDQLIDTMNQGFSICVIIGLVNYFCYLASSFWLTAMSFDMWWTFREIRSLRRNVKQQERKKFIYSIFAWGGSSILTIICIIMDFVPSVSKNLIRPGFGVHNCWFHENAAFQLYFHGPETICTISSICLSIYTALKIACYEKNTACHLRDSESRYYNDNKQ, from the exons ATGTATGGCAAAAGTTTTAAACTTTTGTATTGTGTACTcttattttttgctttaagACCTGTGCGGAATTTCACGATTGACGATAAGCAAGATGAAAATTCGATGAGATACGAGTTTTATACAAATTCCACTAGAAACAACGAGACGGATTTCAAACGATATCATTTGGGCAAAAATGTCACCATGAATAAAAATGCTGAATATGTGTTTCGTATTAATTCCCCAAATAACGATCACAAAGATGATTCGATTCAGTACGAATTTCATGCGCATTATGTGAAATATCATCAAGAAGATAATCAAATGTCAATGGAACTCCAAGCGAACTTTACAAAGGCCGACAATAAAGATAATTCTGATAAtgaaaatgacaataaaaattacattattccGCACAAAATATGCGAAAATATTACTTGTATTCAGCTCTGTTGTTCTCTCGGTGATCGTTTGATTGACAAAAGTTGCATTGCTGGAGGAGACCAATATATTTTCCCAAATGTATATGGCTACTTGAACGATTCGATGCAGAGTGAAAATAGGAAAGTGGATGAACTGTTTCAACTGATCGTTCAAGTTCCGTGCCAGGAAACTATAGAATTACCGCTTGatgtctataataaatatttcgaatacattttttttggaaaCGGCACTTTGTATTTTCCCTATTTCGACACATTCGTCGACTCAGTATCTTATTGTCTAGCTGTCGTGGATCGTAATCAGTTTGATGCATTTATTTGCTTTGAGATTTTGAACGAAACtatcataaaagaaataaataacatcAAATTAGATAAtctgattaataaaaagttgccaaatgaattaaatgttGTATCTTTCAGTTGTCGTGTAGTGTCTATGCTGTGTATGCTGACAATATTCTtggtatattttatactgtcagagctttataatatacatagtttcATGTTGCGCAGATACGCCAGTTTATTGTTTATCGCTTGCACAATCGACGTTATGGATCAACTAATTGACACAATGAATCAGGGATTTTCCATCTGTGTTATAATCG GTTTAGTGAACTATTTCTGTTATTTGGCGAGTTCCTTTTGGTTAACTGCAATGAGTTTTGATATGTGGTGGACATTTAG AGAAATTCGCTCGTTACGAAGAAATGTAAaacaacaagagagaaaaaagttcATATATTCCATCTTTGCTTGGGGAGGTTCTTCCATTCTTACTATCATCTGTATTATCATGGATTTTGTTCCTAGTGTATCGAAAAACTTGATCCGACCAGGATTTGGTGTCCACAATTGTTGGTTTCATG AGAATGCGGCGTTTCAGTTATATTTCCATGGGCCCGAAactatctgtactattagtagCATTTGCTTATCCATTTATACAGCATTAAAGATCGCATGTTACGAAAAGAACACAGCCTGTCATCTGAGAGATTCAGAGAGTcgatattataatgataacaaGCAATG a
- the LOC140671246 gene encoding probable G-protein coupled receptor Mth-like 10 isoform X2, translating to MYGKSFKLLYCVLLFFALRPVRNFTIDDKQDENSMRYEFYTNSTRNNETDFKRYHLGKNVTMNKNAEYVFRINSPNNDHKDDSIQYEFHAHYVKYHQEDNQMSMELQANFTKADNKDNSDNENDNKNYIIPHKICENITCIQLCCSLGDRLIDKSCIAGGDQYIFPNVYGYLNDSMQSENRKVDELFQLIVQVPCQETIELPLDVYNKYFEYIFFGNGTLYFPYFDTFVDSVSYCLAVVDRNQFDAFICFEILNETIIKEINNIKLDNLINKKLPNELNVVSFSCRVVSMLCMLTIFLVYFILSELYNIHSFMLRRYASLLFIACTIDVMDQLIDTMNQGFSICVIIGLVNYFCYLASSFWLTAMSFDMWWTFREIRSLRRNVKQQERKKFIYSIFAWGGSSILTIICIIMDFVPSVSKNLIRPGFGVHNCWFHENAAFQLYFHGPETICTISSICLSIYTALKIACYEKNTACHLRDSESRYYNDNKQCC from the exons ATGTATGGCAAAAGTTTTAAACTTTTGTATTGTGTACTcttattttttgctttaagACCTGTGCGGAATTTCACGATTGACGATAAGCAAGATGAAAATTCGATGAGATACGAGTTTTATACAAATTCCACTAGAAACAACGAGACGGATTTCAAACGATATCATTTGGGCAAAAATGTCACCATGAATAAAAATGCTGAATATGTGTTTCGTATTAATTCCCCAAATAACGATCACAAAGATGATTCGATTCAGTACGAATTTCATGCGCATTATGTGAAATATCATCAAGAAGATAATCAAATGTCAATGGAACTCCAAGCGAACTTTACAAAGGCCGACAATAAAGATAATTCTGATAAtgaaaatgacaataaaaattacattattccGCACAAAATATGCGAAAATATTACTTGTATTCAGCTCTGTTGTTCTCTCGGTGATCGTTTGATTGACAAAAGTTGCATTGCTGGAGGAGACCAATATATTTTCCCAAATGTATATGGCTACTTGAACGATTCGATGCAGAGTGAAAATAGGAAAGTGGATGAACTGTTTCAACTGATCGTTCAAGTTCCGTGCCAGGAAACTATAGAATTACCGCTTGatgtctataataaatatttcgaatacattttttttggaaaCGGCACTTTGTATTTTCCCTATTTCGACACATTCGTCGACTCAGTATCTTATTGTCTAGCTGTCGTGGATCGTAATCAGTTTGATGCATTTATTTGCTTTGAGATTTTGAACGAAACtatcataaaagaaataaataacatcAAATTAGATAAtctgattaataaaaagttgccaaatgaattaaatgttGTATCTTTCAGTTGTCGTGTAGTGTCTATGCTGTGTATGCTGACAATATTCTtggtatattttatactgtcagagctttataatatacatagtttcATGTTGCGCAGATACGCCAGTTTATTGTTTATCGCTTGCACAATCGACGTTATGGATCAACTAATTGACACAATGAATCAGGGATTTTCCATCTGTGTTATAATCG GTTTAGTGAACTATTTCTGTTATTTGGCGAGTTCCTTTTGGTTAACTGCAATGAGTTTTGATATGTGGTGGACATTTAG AGAAATTCGCTCGTTACGAAGAAATGTAAaacaacaagagagaaaaaagttcATATATTCCATCTTTGCTTGGGGAGGTTCTTCCATTCTTACTATCATCTGTATTATCATGGATTTTGTTCCTAGTGTATCGAAAAACTTGATCCGACCAGGATTTGGTGTCCACAATTGTTGGTTTCATG AGAATGCGGCGTTTCAGTTATATTTCCATGGGCCCGAAactatctgtactattagtagCATTTGCTTATCCATTTATACAGCATTAAAGATCGCATGTTACGAAAAGAACACAGCCTGTCATCTGAGAGATTCAGAGAGTcgatattataatgataacaaGCAATG
- the LOC140671246 gene encoding probable G-protein coupled receptor Mth-like 11 isoform X1, which translates to MYGKSFKLLYCVLLFFALRPVRNFTIDDKQDENSMRYEFYTNSTRNNETDFKRYHLGKNVTMNKNAEYVFRINSPNNDHKDDSIQYEFHAHYVKYHQEDNQMSMELQANFTKADNKDNSDNENDNKNYIIPHKICENITCIQLCCSLGDRLIDKSCIAGGDQYIFPNVYGYLNDSMQSENRKVDELFQLIVQVPCQETIELPLDVYNKYFEYIFFGNGTLYFPYFDTFVDSVSYCLAVVDRNQFDAFICFEILNETIIKEINNIKLDNLINKKLPNELNVVSFSCRVVSMLCMLTIFLVYFILSELYNIHSFMLRRYASLLFIACTIDVMDQLIDTMNQGFSICVIIGLVNYFCYLASSFWLTAMSFDMWWTFREIRSLRRNVKQQERKKFIYSIFAWGGSSILTIICIIMDFVPSVSKNLIRPGFGVHNCWFHENAAFQLYFHGPETICTISSICLSIYTALKIACYEKNTACHLRDSESRYYNDNKQWLNLYLKLFILLFILIAIEWIMLNTWTFWLFNDIPMLYIDHSTYIMETIQDIGIFIIFVCKKTILRLLLKRFCQNRGSVFKTSIRSDCYRLEQVHHHIRDNFSVETYQRRESESLDKEII; encoded by the exons ATGTATGGCAAAAGTTTTAAACTTTTGTATTGTGTACTcttattttttgctttaagACCTGTGCGGAATTTCACGATTGACGATAAGCAAGATGAAAATTCGATGAGATACGAGTTTTATACAAATTCCACTAGAAACAACGAGACGGATTTCAAACGATATCATTTGGGCAAAAATGTCACCATGAATAAAAATGCTGAATATGTGTTTCGTATTAATTCCCCAAATAACGATCACAAAGATGATTCGATTCAGTACGAATTTCATGCGCATTATGTGAAATATCATCAAGAAGATAATCAAATGTCAATGGAACTCCAAGCGAACTTTACAAAGGCCGACAATAAAGATAATTCTGATAAtgaaaatgacaataaaaattacattattccGCACAAAATATGCGAAAATATTACTTGTATTCAGCTCTGTTGTTCTCTCGGTGATCGTTTGATTGACAAAAGTTGCATTGCTGGAGGAGACCAATATATTTTCCCAAATGTATATGGCTACTTGAACGATTCGATGCAGAGTGAAAATAGGAAAGTGGATGAACTGTTTCAACTGATCGTTCAAGTTCCGTGCCAGGAAACTATAGAATTACCGCTTGatgtctataataaatatttcgaatacattttttttggaaaCGGCACTTTGTATTTTCCCTATTTCGACACATTCGTCGACTCAGTATCTTATTGTCTAGCTGTCGTGGATCGTAATCAGTTTGATGCATTTATTTGCTTTGAGATTTTGAACGAAACtatcataaaagaaataaataacatcAAATTAGATAAtctgattaataaaaagttgccaaatgaattaaatgttGTATCTTTCAGTTGTCGTGTAGTGTCTATGCTGTGTATGCTGACAATATTCTtggtatattttatactgtcagagctttataatatacatagtttcATGTTGCGCAGATACGCCAGTTTATTGTTTATCGCTTGCACAATCGACGTTATGGATCAACTAATTGACACAATGAATCAGGGATTTTCCATCTGTGTTATAATCG GTTTAGTGAACTATTTCTGTTATTTGGCGAGTTCCTTTTGGTTAACTGCAATGAGTTTTGATATGTGGTGGACATTTAG AGAAATTCGCTCGTTACGAAGAAATGTAAaacaacaagagagaaaaaagttcATATATTCCATCTTTGCTTGGGGAGGTTCTTCCATTCTTACTATCATCTGTATTATCATGGATTTTGTTCCTAGTGTATCGAAAAACTTGATCCGACCAGGATTTGGTGTCCACAATTGTTGGTTTCATG AGAATGCGGCGTTTCAGTTATATTTCCATGGGCCCGAAactatctgtactattagtagCATTTGCTTATCCATTTATACAGCATTAAAGATCGCATGTTACGAAAAGAACACAGCCTGTCATCTGAGAGATTCAGAGAGTcgatattataatgataacaaGCAATG GTTAAATCTGTATttgaaactatttattttgctGTTTATCTTAATAGCCATAGAATGGATTATGTTAAACACATGGACGTTTTGGCTGTTTAATGATATTCCAATGCTGTACATCGATCATAGTACTTATATAATGGAAACTATCCAAGATATCGGTATCTTTATCATATTCGTTTGTAAGAAGACAATCCTACGACTGCTATTAAAGCGATTCTGTCAGAATCGCGGATCTGTTTTTAAAACTTCGATACGCAGCGATTGTTACAGACTTGAACAAGTGCATCATCATATCAGAGATAATTTTTCTGTGGAAACGTATCAACGACGGGAAAGCGAAAGTTTGGACAAAGAGATTATTTGA